One genomic region from Amia ocellicauda isolate fAmiCal2 chromosome 4, fAmiCal2.hap1, whole genome shotgun sequence encodes:
- the LOC136748296 gene encoding trans-1,2-dihydrobenzene-1,2-diol dehydrogenase isoform X2 yields the protein MATRWGICGAGKISNDFIVALKTLPPEEHQIVAVAARDWMHAQQFARKHGIRRAYGSYEALTKDEDIDVVYVGVLHTEHLKVGLMLLQAKKNVLCEKPFAMNSREVQQLIAASKKSNVFLMEAIWTRFFPVSIEVSRLLDQKTIGEVKLVKAYFGSPQLHIPRCVEKETGGGALLDIGVYCLQFICMVFNGEKPQAIHATGVCLDSGVDESMAVVLKFSRNRLALCAFSISATLPNDATICGTKGTIRIPAPMWCPTSLLVNDTESQYPLPDPAMPLNFTNSTGLRYEAEEVRQCLLKGNHVQRRWVCAHRQCCCR from the exons ATGGCAACAAGATGGGGTATTTGTGGTGCGGGGAAAATCAGTAATGACTTCATTGTTGCTTTGAAAACACTTCCTCCTGAAGAACATCAG ATTGTGGCTGTGGCAGCCCGTGACTGGATGCATGCCCAGCAGTTTGCTAGGAAACATGGCATCCGAAGAGCCTATGGCAGCTATGAGGCACTGACCAAGGACGAGGATATAG acgtTGTTTATGTGGGAGTTCTTCATACCGAACACCTCAAAGTGGGCCTGATGCTTCTCCAGGCCAAGAAGAATGTGTTGTGTGAGAAGCCTTTTGCAATGAATTCCAGAGAGGTGCAGCAGCTGATAGCAGCCTCTAAGAAGAGCAACGTGTTTCTGATGGAG GCGATATGGACGCGCTTCTTCCCAGTGTCCATTGAGGTTTCCCGACTCCTTGACCAGAAAACCATAGGGGAAGTGAAACTGGTGAAGGCTTACTTTGGGTCTCCCCAACTACACATCCCTCGCTGTGTGGAGAAGGAGACGGGGGGTGGTGCGCTGCTGGACATAGGAGTGTACTGCCTCCAGTTCATCTGCATGGTTTTCAATGGAGAAAAACCACAGGCCATCCATGCCACTGGAGTGTGTCTGGACTCAG GTGTGGATGAGTCAATGGCTGTAGTTTTGAAGTTCTCAAGGAACAGGTTGGCCCTTTGCGCCTTCTCCATTTCTGCAACACTACCCAATGATGCCACCATCTGCGGCACAAAGGGGACCATCAGG ATCCCAGCTCCCATGTGGTGCCCCACTTCTTTGCTGGTGAACGATACAGAGTCTCAGTACCCACTGCCTGATCCAGCCATGCCACTGAACTTCACCAACAGCACTGGACTGCGTTACGAGGCAGAGGAAGTTCGCCAATGTCTTCTGAAAG gaaatcacgtccagcgaagATGGGTTTGTGCTCATAGGCAatgttgttgccggtga
- the LOC136748296 gene encoding trans-1,2-dihydrobenzene-1,2-diol dehydrogenase isoform X1, translating into MATRWGICGAGKISNDFIVALKTLPPEEHQIVAVAARDWMHAQQFARKHGIRRAYGSYEALTKDEDIDVVYVGVLHTEHLKVGLMLLQAKKNVLCEKPFAMNSREVQQLIAASKKSNVFLMEAIWTRFFPVSIEVSRLLDQKTIGEVKLVKAYFGSPQLHIPRCVEKETGGGALLDIGVYCLQFICMVFNGEKPQAIHATGVCLDSGVDESMAVVLKFSRNRLALCAFSISATLPNDATICGTKGTIRIPAPMWCPTSLLVNDTESQYPLPDPAMPLNFTNSTGLRYEAEEVRQCLLKGLKECPRMTLSDSTLLTEIMDEARRQVGVVFSQDTI; encoded by the exons ATGGCAACAAGATGGGGTATTTGTGGTGCGGGGAAAATCAGTAATGACTTCATTGTTGCTTTGAAAACACTTCCTCCTGAAGAACATCAG ATTGTGGCTGTGGCAGCCCGTGACTGGATGCATGCCCAGCAGTTTGCTAGGAAACATGGCATCCGAAGAGCCTATGGCAGCTATGAGGCACTGACCAAGGACGAGGATATAG acgtTGTTTATGTGGGAGTTCTTCATACCGAACACCTCAAAGTGGGCCTGATGCTTCTCCAGGCCAAGAAGAATGTGTTGTGTGAGAAGCCTTTTGCAATGAATTCCAGAGAGGTGCAGCAGCTGATAGCAGCCTCTAAGAAGAGCAACGTGTTTCTGATGGAG GCGATATGGACGCGCTTCTTCCCAGTGTCCATTGAGGTTTCCCGACTCCTTGACCAGAAAACCATAGGGGAAGTGAAACTGGTGAAGGCTTACTTTGGGTCTCCCCAACTACACATCCCTCGCTGTGTGGAGAAGGAGACGGGGGGTGGTGCGCTGCTGGACATAGGAGTGTACTGCCTCCAGTTCATCTGCATGGTTTTCAATGGAGAAAAACCACAGGCCATCCATGCCACTGGAGTGTGTCTGGACTCAG GTGTGGATGAGTCAATGGCTGTAGTTTTGAAGTTCTCAAGGAACAGGTTGGCCCTTTGCGCCTTCTCCATTTCTGCAACACTACCCAATGATGCCACCATCTGCGGCACAAAGGGGACCATCAGG ATCCCAGCTCCCATGTGGTGCCCCACTTCTTTGCTGGTGAACGATACAGAGTCTCAGTACCCACTGCCTGATCCAGCCATGCCACTGAACTTCACCAACAGCACTGGACTGCGTTACGAGGCAGAGGAAGTTCGCCAATGTCTTCTGAAAG GTCTGAAAGAGTGCCCACGGATGACATTGTCTGACTCCACACTCCTCACAGAAATCATGGATGAAGCCAGGCGCCAGGTTGGAGTAGTCTTCAGCCAGGACACAATCTGA